A portion of the Juglans microcarpa x Juglans regia isolate MS1-56 chromosome 1D, Jm3101_v1.0, whole genome shotgun sequence genome contains these proteins:
- the LOC121260689 gene encoding biotin carboxyl carrier protein of acetyl-CoA carboxylase-like has product MASCSLGTSNIRISVVNFNKARAGILKQFGIRTWTGQRTPQFAGVTLQVSQQSKNAQTVYCGPSLEKKSAGAGDNGSEATKFSGRTNPLVPNSYEVESLLTALCDTTSIAEFELKLDGFRLHVMRDLTGKIKPPPPPSPTPIDVIAATETPANGSVSALSLSILKPVPSSGRVHTFLEKAADEGLVILKSPKVGFFRRSRTIKGKRAPPSCKEKQIVKENQVLCFVEQLGGELPIESDVSGEVIKILREDGDPVGYGDALIAILPSFPGIKKLQ; this is encoded by the exons GTAGCTTGGGAACTTCCAATATTAGAATCTCAGTCGTGAACTTTAATAAAGCAAGGGCTGGTATTTTGAAACAGTTTGGCATAAGAACTTGGACAGGGCAGAGAACACCACAATTTGCAGGGGTAACATTACAAGTTTCACAACAGTCAAAGAATGCACAAACTGTGTATTGTGGTCCATCTTTAGAAAAGAAGT CTGCTGGAGCTGGAGACAATGGTTCCGAAGCGACTAAATTTTCTGGTCGGACAAACCCGCTCGTTCCTAATTCATATGAG gTGGAATCTCTGCTCACGGCACTGTGTGATACAACTTCAATAGCGGAGTTTGAATTAAAG CTTGATGGATTTCGGTTACATGTGATGAGGGACTTGACTGGGAAAATTAAACCTCCACCTCCCCCAAGCCCCACTCCTATCGATGTAATTGCAGCTACAGAAACTCCTGCAAATGGATCTGTTTCGGCACTATCTTTATCTATCTTGAAGCCAGTACCTTCTTCAGGGAGGGTTCACACATTTCTAGAAAAAGCTGCAGATGAAGGCTTGGTCATACTTAAGTCTCCGAAG GTGGGTTTTTTTAGGAGATCGAGGACCATAAAGGGGAAACGTGCTCCACCTTCATGTAAAGAG AAACAAATAGTGAAAGAGAACCAAGTGCTTTGCTTTGTTGAACAGCTTGGTGGCGAGCTCCCAATTGAG TCTGATGTATCTGGGGAGGTCATCAAGATACTCCGAGAGGACGGTG ATCCAGTTGGATATGGTGATGCTCTAATTGCGATCCTTCCATCATTTCCTGGGATAAAGAAACTCCAGTAG
- the LOC121260361 gene encoding uncharacterized protein LOC121260361 yields the protein MSLHTMSYASHVLGYVDMNRSPYKTRLSPALAIPPSSTLLHTDESGRFPESKKGRGSNAPSRSGDSSGSLLGQANTIGIIGGVSVDSTLNFLRKLVKWSKREGKSSLPFVLHSDTVLNKELLSHDRSSFPSLSKSQSNRLDPTPIVENLRNKRTFLENSGACCIVMPCNILHSWHDEVSKGCSVPFLHMAESVARELKEAKLKPLEAGSRLRIGVLATDATLTAGFYQEKLQNEGFEVVLPDKATMEHTVIPAFEALNRKDTEGARNLLRIALQVLLVRAVNSVILASDDMRDLLPQDDPLLKKCIDPMDALARSTIKWAQSAEMGTY from the exons ATGTCTTTACACACTATGAGTTATGCATCCCATGTATTGGGTTATGTAGATATGAACAGAAGCCCGTATAAGACAAGGTTGAGTCCAGCTCTAGCAATACCTCCATCATCAACTCTCTTACACACTGATGAAAGTGGGAGATTTCCTGAATCAAAGAAGGGTCGTGGATCAAATGCACCTTCAAGAAGCGGTGATTCTAGTGGTTCTTTACTCGGTCAAGCGAACACAATAGGTATTATTGGAGGGGTGTCCGTGGATTCTACACtgaattttttgagaaaacttGTCAAGTGGagtaaaagagaaggaaaaagttCCCTTCCTTTTGTACTTCACTCTGATACTGTGTTAAATAAAGAGCTTTTATCACATGACAGAAGTTCTTTTCCTTCCCTCAGCAAAAGTCAAAGTAATCGATTAGACCCTACCCCAATTGTGGAGAACTTGCGGAATAAAAGGACTTTCCTTGAGAATTCAGGAGCTTGTTGCATAGTGATGCCTTGTAACATTTTGCATTCCTGGCACGACGAGGTTTCTAAAGGATGTTCTGTTCCTTTCCTCCATATGGCCGAGTCTGTTGCCAGGGAGCTCAAGGAAGCAAAGTTGAAGCCGCTTGAAGCTGGGAGTCGATTGCGGATTGGAGTGCTTGCGACTGATGCAACTTTAACGGCTGGGTTTTATCAGGAGAAACTACAGAATGAG GGATTTGAGGTAGTGCTGCCAGATAAAGCAACAATGGAACATACAGTAATTCCTGCATTTGAAGCTTTAAACAGAAAAGACACTGAAGGAGCTCGCAATCTGTTGAGGATTGCTCTCCAAGTTCTTTTGGTAAGGGCAGTGAACTCTGTAATCCTTGCCTCTGATGATATGAGGGATCTTTTGCCTCAGGATGATCCTCTCCTAAAAAAATGTATAGACCCCATGGACGCATTAGCTAGATCTACTATTAAGTGGGCGCAATCTGCTGAAATGGGTACATACTGA